The nucleotide sequence AATCCTTGAGCAGATCTCCGACTGTTTCCGGCGTGCTCAGGGAATAGTTGTCGAACAGGGTGACATGTTGCGCGCCGCGCGACAGCAGCACTTCGGTAATGTGCGAGCCAATCAGGCTGACTCCGCCGGTGATGACGAACCGGCTTCCAGAAATTTTCATGGCCTTGATCCTGTTTTCGTGGTTTCCGGCAGCGGCCTCAGCCCTGGGGAGTGATCCCGGCCTTGCGGATCATTGCGCCCCAATTGGCGATTTCGCTCTTGAGAAATTCCCCGAACTCGTCTGGCGTGGACAGCTTCACTTGCAGGCCGTGGCTTGCGTATTTGCCTTGCAGCTTCTTGCTGGCCAGCGCGTGTTTCAGCGATGTCGAAAGCCGCTCGACCACCGGCTTCGGCATGCCCGCGGGGCCGCCCATGGCGAACCAGACCACCAGCTGATAGCCAGGCGCGCCGGATTCATTGATGGCCGGAATGTCGGGCACTATCGGGAACCGCGACGCCGTCGTGACCCCCAGCGCCTTCAGTTTTCCGCCCTGGATCTGCGGCACGGCCAGGGACAGGTCGACGAACATGAAATCCACTTGCCGGGACATCACGTCCGTCAGGGCTTGCGGCGACCCCTTGTACGCCACGCCGATCGTCTCGATGCCTCCCATGTCCACCAGTTTCGCGGCCGCGACCTGCGCGCTTCCCGAGCCGTAGGCATAGGTCAGCTTGCCCGGCTCTTTGCGCCCGAGTTCATACAGTTCTTTCGTATTGTTCGGTTCGAACTGAGGGGCCGCCACCAGCACGATGGGCGACTCCGCGATCATGCCGATGGGGGTCAGGTCGCGCAGCGGGTCATAGGGCAGCTTCTTGAACAGCGTGACATTGCTGGCGCCGGTGGTCACGCCCAGCATGACCAGGGTGTAGCCGTCCGGCGGCGCGTCCACGGCCGCCTTGACGCCGATGATGCCCTGCGCGCCGGGCTTGTTGTCCACCACGATGGGCTGGCGCAGGTCTTTCGCCATTTCTTCCGCCAGTTCCCTTGCCACGGTATCCGTGCCGCTGCCCGCGGGGAAAGGAACAATGAGCTTGATGGGACGATCGGGATAGTCCGCCCGGGCGGCCAAAGGCAAAGCCAATGCCAGGGTGCAGCAAAGCGCAAAAGCCAACTTTTTCATCGCATGTCTCCTGATTCTTATGGTTGATGGTCCATCCGGACGCGGCGGCTACTGTGGCTTGGGCGGCACATCCAGCCTTGCCACGATTCCGGCCAGTTCCCGGCTTGCGGGCGGGTACTTGTCCATCACCAGCGGGTCATGGCCGGGGATGATGTGGTCGGGCGACCGGGCCAGCGCCTCGATGCGCGCGTAGCCCTGGAACAGGTCGCCCATGTGGAACACCAGCGTGAAGCCGCGGCGCTGGCGGATATGCTCGTAGAAGTGGCTGGCGTCGGACGCCAGCACCATCCAGCCGCGCGCCGTGTGCACGCGCACCACCTGCATCCCGGCCGTGTGGCCGCCCACGCGGTGCACACTGATGCCCGGCGCGATTTCCGCGTCGCCGTCGTGAAACGCGACCCGGTTGCCGTAGGCCAGCCGGATCAGGCCCGCCACGTGGTCGGGTTCGTATGCCCGGTTGTGCGCCGCGCAGGCCATGTGCCGGCCGGTTGCGTAGTCCATCTCGGCGTCTTGCAAATGGAAGCGTGCATTGGGCCAGGCGTCGAATGTGCCGACGTGGTCGTTGTGCATGTGGGTGATGACGATGTTGCGCACATCGGCCGCCTGGATGCCGATCAGCGCCAGGGCCTGGACGGGGGTGCGCAGCAGGGTGCGGTGGCGCTTGTCGGCCATGTCCTGGAAGAAACCGGTGTCCACCAGCACCAGGCGGTCGCGGTTGCGCACGACCCAGACGTAGTAATCCAGCGGCATGGGCGCATCATGGGGGTCGCCTCCCACGAAGTTGGCCGAACGCCGGGCCGGGCGCGTCGCGTACTTCAGCGCGTACACCTCGTACACGGGCAGCTCGGCGGCCGTCTGGATCATGGCCATGTCAGTTTCCCGCCGGCGCCAGCAGGCGCATCAGCAGGCCGATGTCCTGGCATTGTTCGATGTCCGCCACCATCTCGGCCGCTTCGGCCGCGCGCGACGCGCCGATCACCGGAATGGCCAGGCTGTCGAACTTGGCGCGCAGTTCGTCGTCGGACATGGAGTTCTGGATAGACCCCTTGGGGTAGTCGATCTGCGACACGTAGCGGGCGCCGTCTTCCATTTCCACCGTCAGCCTGCACGACACGCCGCGCGGCAGGGTGTCGTCCACCGTGATCTGCAGCATTTCCGAAAGCCTTGCCAGCATGGGCTCTTTCAGGCGCGCATTGTTGTACTGCGCAAACAATGCCTGGCCGTCGGTAAAGGCAACCGCCACCGAATACGGCAGGCTGACCTGCGCTTCGTGATAGGTCTTGGGCCGGGCGTTCTGGTGGTACAGCGCCCAGTCGGAATGGCGCGCCATGGTCATGCTCTTGATGCGGGCCAGGTCGGGCGCGTACTTCTTGCGGATATCCAGCGCGCAGTCGATGGCGTTGTGGATCGGGCGGGCGCACGAATAGGGCTTGAACTCGATGTCCAGCTGGTAGGGCCGGTCCAGGCCCAGTATCAGCTGGGCGGGGTCGTTGGTATCGGTAAAGGCTTTCAGCCAGCCACGCTCGCCCTCGAAGATGGTGGCCGCGCCCGTGAAACCCAGGTTGGCCATGACGGCGGCGGTGACGCCGCTGCGCGCGGCCGGGCCAGGGTTGAAGCGCTTCTGCATCGAGGGGCCGTACATTTCCATCAGGCCGCCCGACTGCGCGCCGGCCAGGCCCAGCGACGACACGATCTGCTCTTCTGTGTTGCCCAGCAGCAGGCCCGAGGCGACCGTGGCGCCGAAGATGCCGCAAGCGGGCGTGGTGTGGTAGGCGCGATTGCGCAGAGAATTATTGGCCGCCTTGCTCAGGCGTTCCATCATTTCGCAGCCGGCCGCCAGGGCGGCCAGCAGGGCGCGGCCGCCCTGGCCTGTCTGCTCGGCCGTGGCCAGTGCCGCCGAATACACGGGCGGACTGAAGTGGAACAGCGCCAACACGTCGATATCGTCCAGTTCGACGCTGTGGGAAGAAATCGCATTGGCCAGCGCGGCCTGCATGGCCGGCACGCGCCGTCCGTCGCCGATCAGGGTAGCCTGTTCAAAGCCGCCGGCGCAGGCGGCGAATTCGCGCGCGACCTTGCCGCTGCCGGTCTGGCTGCCGGCCACGCCCACGCCCAGGTAGTCCAGCAGCAGGCGCTTGACGGCCTTGCGGGTGGCCGGCGTCAGCGCGTCGTAGTTGAATTTGGCGAAGTGCGAGGCGAGTTGTTCAGCGATGGTTTGTGCCATGGTGGTGTCGTGGATGCGTTGAAAGGCCGGGTCGGGAAAAGGAAAGCGTCAGGCGCGCGAGGCGCCCACAATGGAAATCAGTTCGTCCAGGCTGGCCAGCGTGTCCAGCTGCCTGCACAATTCGACCAGGCGCTCGAGCCGGTCCGCAGGCAGGCAGGAACGGGCCACGTTGCGGAACTTGTATTCCACGTCGCCGGCCGAAATCGGGTTCTCGGGGCTGCCGCGCCGGTTCAGGATGCGGTGCGTCAGCTCGCGACCGTCGCGGGTGCGCACCGTGACGGTGGCGGCGTGGCGGAACGCCGGGCCCATGGCCTCGATTTCCGCGTCTTCAAAGGCCTCGGTGCGCTTGATCAGGTCCAGCAGCGCCGGATCGGCCAGGCGCTGCTCGTCGTACTGGTCGACGAAGGCCACGCCGTCGTGCGCGATCACCGCCAGGCCGTAGTACAGGTTCATTTGCGCGGCTGTCACGCCCTGCGCCTTGTATTCCCAGGCGCAATGCACGTAGGTCATGTGGCTGACCCCGGCCCGTATCGAGGCAATATCGGCCGCCCGCAGGTTGTTGGACTGCATGATGTGCGCCAGCGCGTCCAGCGCGGCGTGGATGCTGGTGACGCTGGCGTGCGGCTTGTAGCCGACCTTGGCGGTTTCCCAGGTTTTGCCCAGGTCGTCGGTCAGGCGCGCGGCGTTGGGCTTGTCAGAGTACGAAGACAGGTAGCCGCCGTAGCTCGCTTCCAGCACGTCGACAATGCCGGTGAAATCGCGCCGCGCAAGCTCAGCTGCGTACACCCCGCTATGCGCGGCGCGGCCGGCGTGGAACCGCTTGACCATCGCGCCTTCCTGCGCGGCCATCAGGCCGCCCGCCTGCGAGCCGGCGATGCCCAGGGCGTGCTGCATGCGGTTCGCGTCGAGCTTCAGCGCCTTGCCCGCCGTGGCCGCCGCCACGAACACGCCCGACGTGCCCTGCGGATGAAAGCCGCGGTAGAACAGGCTCATGGTGGCGGCGTTGCCTACGCGCGTGCCGATCTCGTAGCCGGCCACCAGGGCGGTGACCAGGTCGCGCCCGCTCCAATCGCCGTCGCGTTCGGCATAGGCCAGCGCCACGGGCACGGCGATCGAGCCCGCGTGCACGATGGATTCTTTATGGATATCGTCCAGCTCGAAAGCATGCCCCGCCGTGCCGTTGACCATCACGGCGCCGGCGATCGAGGTCTTGCGGCCGCTGCCCCACAAGCCGGCCACCGGCGCCGCCTGTTCGGCTTCTGCCATGGCCTGCACGCGCTGCGTCCACGGCAGCGTCGCGCCATACAGGCAGCAGCCGATGCTGTCGAGCAGGCTGGTCTTCATGCGGTCCACCGCCTCGGCGGGAATGTCCTCATAGCGGAATTGCGCCGCGAAGCGCGCCAGGTCGCGGGTGGCGTTTTCCAGAAGCGGGGGTTGTGAACTACTCATTGGCATGTCTCTGCGGGGTGAACAAATGTGCGGGCCGGAAATGTGTCAATCGCGGGGCTCTGCATCCAGGCGGACGGCGATGCCCTCGAGCGGGCCGGAGGCCGCCGGATAACGCTGCATGACCAGCGGATCGTGGCCGGGCACGATGTGCCTCGGGCTGTCGGCCAGCATGTCCAGCTTGTTGTATCCATCGATCAATTCGCCCACGTGGAACACGGTGGTGAAGGCGCGCTTCTTCTCGAAATGCTCGTAGTAGTGGCTGCAGTCGGACGCCAGCACGATCCAGCCGCGCCTGGTGTGCACGCGCACGCACTGCAGGCCGTGGGTGTGTCCGCCGATGCGGTGGATGCTCAGGCCGGGAGCCAGCTCGGCGCTGCCTTTGTGAAAACGCACCCGGTCCTTGTAGACGAGGCGCACCATGCCGATCACTTCCTCGGCTTCGTAGCCGTGGTTGAACTGCCGATAGCACATGTGCCGCCCGGTGGCGTATGCCATTTCGTCGTCCTGCAGGTGGAATCGCGCCACCGGAAAGCAGTCGAACGTGCCGACGTGGTCGTAATGCAGGTGCGTGATGATCACGTCTTCTACCTTGCCCACGTCCACGCCCAGCAGCGCCAGGCCTTCGGATGGATGGCGCAGCAGCGTGCGGCCGCGCCTGTTCGCGACTTCGGGGCCGAAGCCCGTGTCAACCACGAATTCCCGGCCGTCGCCGCGCACCAGCCACACGTAATAGTCCATGGGCATCGGCGCATCATGCGGATCGCCGCCGATAAAGTTGTTGGCACGCCTGGCGTCGCGCGTGCCGTAGCGGATGGCGTAGACCTCGTAGTCGGGCAGTGTCGTGTGGCTCATCTATGGTTTCGTCAGGAGGGGTTGGCTTGCAGCAGGTCGTTCAGTGCCTTCACGTCCGGCAACGACGGCAGCGCCATCGCCAGCTCTTTGATCCGGCCCGCGCGCGCGCCGTACAGGGCGCCGGCGGTCAGGTCGAATTTGCGTTCGATGTCAGCCCGCGTGTAGGGCTGCTCGGGCTCGCCCAGCGCACGGTCCAGGGCGTACTTCAGGTCCCGCCCGTCTTCGGTGCGCACACGGATCACGGCGCCGCGCCGGTCCGGGTAGCCTTCATCCAGCGCGGCGTCGGCGCGTACCCGGATGCGCGACATCAGCGCGCGCATGCCGGGGTCGGCCAGCATGGCGTCGGTGTAGCGCACCGGCATGGCGTCGCCCTTGAGCAGCTTTGCCGCGATGGAAAACGCGATCGAGAACTTGGCCTGGTCGGCGTTGGCCGGCTCCGCCACCTCGGCGGCCAGCGTCACGCTGTCCACGCACACCTCCATCGAGGCGATGTCGCGCGGCGCAAGACTGTATTCGCGCGCCAGGGCGGCCGCCGCATCTACCGGCGCGTGGTTGCCGCGGCAGCCGCCATGCATCTTCAGATAGGTTTGCCCGATGCCCCACTGCTGCCCCAGGCCGCGAGTGACTGCGTCGGGCCGCGCGCCCTCGGCGTAGGCCTTGAAGAACCCCTGCTCGATCACTCCGGGCGCGCCGTCGGCCCCCTGGGCGGCATACAGCGCGGCCAGCAGGCCGCCTTCGCTGCTGCGGCCCACCTGCAGAGGCTGGCTGCCGGCATTCTTCAGCGCTTCTTTCAGCCCGGCGCCGTGGCTGCAGGCGATGGCGACGGCATGCGCGGCCCGCTCGGCGGGCAGGCGCAGCAGCACCGCGGCGGCCGCCGCGGTGGCCGGCGCCGCCAGGATGGCCGTGCTCTGGAAGCCGCGCCGCACTGTCGACGGGTAAATGGCGCGTCCCAGGCGCAAGAACACCTCATATCCCGCGGCAATGGCGGCGGCCAGTTCCGCGCCGCTGGCGCCGCGCTCGACGGCCAGGACGAACGCCGCGGGGATCAGCGCCGACGAGGGGTGCCCGCCGGTGTAGCGGCAGCCGTCCTCGAAGTACGTGGAATGCGATACCGCGCTGTTGATGATGACCGCGTCGCGCAAGCCGCGCCGGGCCGCGGTGCCCCACACGGAGATGGGGCCGTCGCCGGGCAGCAGCGCCAGCAGCCCCCGATGGGCGCCCTGCCGCACGCCGCTGGCGGACGCGGCCAGGGTGTCCAGCATGCGCAGTGCCACGGCCTGCTCCACTTCCGCGGGCAGACGCCCGGCCCATGCGCCGGCGATGAACCGGCCCAGGCGGGCGGCCAGCGGCGGCGTGCCGGCGCGGCTGGAAGCTACAGGGGTTGCCGCCATGGTCAGTCCACCTTGAGGCCGATGTCATTGATGACATCGCGCCACTTGACCACGTCGGCGCTCACCCGGGCCGCGGCCGACTCGGGGCTGTCGCCTACCACCTCGGCGCCCTGTCCGGCGAACAGCTGTTTGATGTCGGGTGAATTCAACGCGCGGGCTACGTCGGCGTTGATCTTGGCAATGACCGCCTTGGGCGTGCCCGCCGGCGCGAACAGGCCGTACCAGGTGTCGGCCTCGTAGCCCTTCAGGCCGCTTTCGTCCAGCGTGGGCAGGTCGCGCACCGAAGCAGGCCGCCTTGCGCTGGTCGTGGCCAGGCCGCGCAACTGGCCGGATTTCATATACGGCAGCGCCACCGGAGCGTTGACCATCATCGCCTGCACCCGGCCGGCGATCAGGTCGGTGACGGCCGGGCCGGTGCCCTTGTAGGGCACATGCGTCATCTTCACGCCGGCCATGCGTTCAAGAATGGCCATGGCCAGGTGGGGCGGCGTGCCGTTGCCCGGCGAGGCGAAATTCAGCTGGCCCGGCTTGGCCCGGGCGTAGTCCAGGAATTCCTGGACGGTTTTCACCGGCAGGGACGCAGGCACCGCCAGGATGTTCGGGGTGCTGACCAGCATCGTGACGGCGGTGAAGTCGCGCTCGGCGTCATAACCGGCCGACTTGTACAGGGCCTGGTTGGCCGCCAGCGTGATCACCGGGGTGAACAGCAGGGTGTAGCCGTCGGGCGCCGACCTTGCCGTGGCCGCGGCGCCGACGTTGCCGCCCGCGCCACCGCGGTTTTCGACCACCACCGACTGGCCCCAGTACTCGCCCAGCCGCTGCGCCAGCGGCCGCGCCAGGGTGTCGGTGCCGCCGCCCGGCGGAAACGGCACGATCAGCTTGACGGGGCGGCCGGGAAAGGGCCCGGCGGATTCGCCCGCCGCCTGCGCGGCGCCGCCGCCCAGGCACAGCGCGGCCAAAACGGCGGCTATCCGCGCCGTCCGCGCCAGGTGGCCGGCGGTCCCGGTTTCACATGCATCCACAGCTTTTGTCTCCTGATGCGCGCCGCGTCTGCGGCGCGTGTCTGGTCGAGTATTGATGTGGGCAGTCTAATTACGCTATAAAAACGGATCAATGACTCGAAATTCAAAATACTAGTGAATGAATTTCACTAAATAGATGCACGATAAAAATCGGGAGACCCGGCGTGGAAAATCTCAACGCCCTGCGCGTGTTCGTTCGCGTGGCGGAAACGCGCAGCTTCACCCAGGCCGCCAAGCGGCTGGGGCTCACATCCTCGGCTGTCAGCAAGGCCATCACCCGGCTCGAGCAGGAGCTCAATGTGCGGCTGCTGCACCGCACGACCCGCTCGGTGGGCCTGACCAACGACGGCGCCAGTTTCTTCGAGCACTGCCTGCAGATCCTGGGGCAGATCGAAGACGCCGAGAACCTGCTGGGCCAGGCCACTTCCAGCCCGCACGGGCGGCTGCGCGTGCATCTGCCGGTGGGTTTCGGACGGCG is from Bordetella petrii and encodes:
- a CDS encoding N-acyl homoserine lactonase family protein, with the protein product MAMIQTAAELPVYEVYALKYATRPARRSANFVGGDPHDAPMPLDYYVWVVRNRDRLVLVDTGFFQDMADKRHRTLLRTPVQALALIGIQAADVRNIVITHMHNDHVGTFDAWPNARFHLQDAEMDYATGRHMACAAHNRAYEPDHVAGLIRLAYGNRVAFHDGDAEIAPGISVHRVGGHTAGMQVVRVHTARGWMVLASDASHFYEHIRQRRGFTLVFHMGDLFQGYARIEALARSPDHIIPGHDPLVMDKYPPASRELAGIVARLDVPPKPQ
- a CDS encoding Bug family tripartite tricarboxylate transporter substrate binding protein, which produces MKKLAFALCCTLALALPLAARADYPDRPIKLIVPFPAGSGTDTVARELAEEMAKDLRQPIVVDNKPGAQGIIGVKAAVDAPPDGYTLVMLGVTTGASNVTLFKKLPYDPLRDLTPIGMIAESPIVLVAAPQFEPNNTKELYELGRKEPGKLTYAYGSGSAQVAAAKLVDMGGIETIGVAYKGSPQALTDVMSRQVDFMFVDLSLAVPQIQGGKLKALGVTTASRFPIVPDIPAINESGAPGYQLVVWFAMGGPAGMPKPVVERLSTSLKHALASKKLQGKYASHGLQVKLSTPDEFGEFLKSEIANWGAMIRKAGITPQG
- a CDS encoding MmgE/PrpD family protein; its protein translation is MAATPVASSRAGTPPLAARLGRFIAGAWAGRLPAEVEQAVALRMLDTLAASASGVRQGAHRGLLALLPGDGPISVWGTAARRGLRDAVIINSAVSHSTYFEDGCRYTGGHPSSALIPAAFVLAVERGASGAELAAAIAAGYEVFLRLGRAIYPSTVRRGFQSTAILAAPATAAAAAVLLRLPAERAAHAVAIACSHGAGLKEALKNAGSQPLQVGRSSEGGLLAALYAAQGADGAPGVIEQGFFKAYAEGARPDAVTRGLGQQWGIGQTYLKMHGGCRGNHAPVDAAAALAREYSLAPRDIASMEVCVDSVTLAAEVAEPANADQAKFSIAFSIAAKLLKGDAMPVRYTDAMLADPGMRALMSRIRVRADAALDEGYPDRRGAVIRVRTEDGRDLKYALDRALGEPEQPYTRADIERKFDLTAGALYGARAGRIKELAMALPSLPDVKALNDLLQANPS
- a CDS encoding N-acyl homoserine lactonase family protein, with the protein product MSHTTLPDYEVYAIRYGTRDARRANNFIGGDPHDAPMPMDYYVWLVRGDGREFVVDTGFGPEVANRRGRTLLRHPSEGLALLGVDVGKVEDVIITHLHYDHVGTFDCFPVARFHLQDDEMAYATGRHMCYRQFNHGYEAEEVIGMVRLVYKDRVRFHKGSAELAPGLSIHRIGGHTHGLQCVRVHTRRGWIVLASDCSHYYEHFEKKRAFTTVFHVGELIDGYNKLDMLADSPRHIVPGHDPLVMQRYPAASGPLEGIAVRLDAEPRD
- a CDS encoding MmgE/PrpD family protein, which produces MAQTIAEQLASHFAKFNYDALTPATRKAVKRLLLDYLGVGVAGSQTGSGKVAREFAACAGGFEQATLIGDGRRVPAMQAALANAISSHSVELDDIDVLALFHFSPPVYSAALATAEQTGQGGRALLAALAAGCEMMERLSKAANNSLRNRAYHTTPACGIFGATVASGLLLGNTEEQIVSSLGLAGAQSGGLMEMYGPSMQKRFNPGPAARSGVTAAVMANLGFTGAATIFEGERGWLKAFTDTNDPAQLILGLDRPYQLDIEFKPYSCARPIHNAIDCALDIRKKYAPDLARIKSMTMARHSDWALYHQNARPKTYHEAQVSLPYSVAVAFTDGQALFAQYNNARLKEPMLARLSEMLQITVDDTLPRGVSCRLTVEMEDGARYVSQIDYPKGSIQNSMSDDELRAKFDSLAIPVIGASRAAEAAEMVADIEQCQDIGLLMRLLAPAGN
- a CDS encoding MmgE/PrpD family protein, whose translation is MSSSQPPLLENATRDLARFAAQFRYEDIPAEAVDRMKTSLLDSIGCCLYGATLPWTQRVQAMAEAEQAAPVAGLWGSGRKTSIAGAVMVNGTAGHAFELDDIHKESIVHAGSIAVPVALAYAERDGDWSGRDLVTALVAGYEIGTRVGNAATMSLFYRGFHPQGTSGVFVAAATAGKALKLDANRMQHALGIAGSQAGGLMAAQEGAMVKRFHAGRAAHSGVYAAELARRDFTGIVDVLEASYGGYLSSYSDKPNAARLTDDLGKTWETAKVGYKPHASVTSIHAALDALAHIMQSNNLRAADIASIRAGVSHMTYVHCAWEYKAQGVTAAQMNLYYGLAVIAHDGVAFVDQYDEQRLADPALLDLIKRTEAFEDAEIEAMGPAFRHAATVTVRTRDGRELTHRILNRRGSPENPISAGDVEYKFRNVARSCLPADRLERLVELCRQLDTLASLDELISIVGASRA
- a CDS encoding tripartite tricarboxylate transporter substrate binding protein, whose product is MAALCLGGGAAQAAGESAGPFPGRPVKLIVPFPPGGGTDTLARPLAQRLGEYWGQSVVVENRGGAGGNVGAAATARSAPDGYTLLFTPVITLAANQALYKSAGYDAERDFTAVTMLVSTPNILAVPASLPVKTVQEFLDYARAKPGQLNFASPGNGTPPHLAMAILERMAGVKMTHVPYKGTGPAVTDLIAGRVQAMMVNAPVALPYMKSGQLRGLATTSARRPASVRDLPTLDESGLKGYEADTWYGLFAPAGTPKAVIAKINADVARALNSPDIKQLFAGQGAEVVGDSPESAAARVSADVVKWRDVINDIGLKVD